One stretch of Lucilia cuprina isolate Lc7/37 chromosome 6, ASM2204524v1, whole genome shotgun sequence DNA includes these proteins:
- the LOC111679601 gene encoding centrosomin isoform X1, translated as MSSPKTTSASEAATGAGAEAAEDFTKDLSLECKPDSPSFVEYELIYNMTSFLEANGAEDVDKKVLRNMAVALTKHLNDSSPGTLQDVTMENPYGVGYRSPCVSLQPYQGSTSPAAQGRSVREFEEQMATLRKENFNLKLRLYFIEESIPGYKQANNTTSEDTLMKQLIDTKVEMEILRKEVQEKQDLLKEAAQGMIQMEKILKESEIKYQHVVEELNQKIQYLEMEREMEKSRINTPAAAGGSQEFNELMERSDLAENLNALQKLHELEGLLKQSDDKLVDFQQQIYSLEELLVKRDETIKEYEEKVKELVFQNNELLETIDTKDAEIANNERFLRGLRSKNADLKADNEKLMVAFKHTQDNFSKEMSNIQTYERQMRDQQDVLSRMQAQQLREELQKHKMDAADKSCMIQDLEEKLKNRDQLYEKARLTIQKLMLSIKNQQVENSRLKNSTQASNVSNNEKEHQTTVGISGLECTGFCRSFSDTEALNDLTSLQKQKYDNIIEQQEVTIKNLKVEVKKKTADLQNLVNKELWEKNREIERLNKILNKTTTSPMSPQTHNVSHGEVNGELQQSFSDVEYTKALQRNKLLQRKVDILIQRLGTERQNDALIAQLQTELKQARLDAETAEKWRRQCADLCQTLSTRLEELAGFLNSLLKHKDVLGVLAVEKRKAMRRAVDRSLDLSKSLNMALSVSGLSMIDQSLAELHNLSDILGDLDIDLENKTFNSHEDIHGQSIEILKAENKALKKELDKRRTADSKKERRSLPLPMMAENRESESEAWSEPDRKVSLARIGLEDHSASLMAKEQPLAAQHNETDSDYSESNSRSFKARSQERIAQLEQQLQQRDQRILEIQCQLVEADNRLKKENLKVLEANQELEQLKKRNEELHNDLIAIGSQEPSNINNESLLLRQIDEKSRSLEKLQEERERLTVESRLAEIQINSLKADMEIVKQTYEEALQQAAEREQQQLNALKQEMQQQLQQTLMEKQQEYEECLQRDYIAKQLYEECSQQLNELQKQYIEAQRTIDCLQENEQELKQTLVESELTSRNLQKQIDESTLRASKAAMERVKALNDKLQLEKRVEELTLEINKHEEQRLQMQQQIDHLEQEQQTLLERLAVLQTKQRSVKADDQNCQSGYTSEEVPLPHSSGANAQSLVAQQRLGEQRIQNSSPDLGIESDAGRVSSVELNSVQRPQLKTVEMSPSSKQLSSTESDEKEGLHDSSTENIKPSNNNNNADANNGQMSIQQLAKKHDCLKVEQENAELRRKLLRTKRAFEDTYEKLRNANQRKAQIEKDIKNQILKTHNVLKNVRSNMENEL; from the exons ATGGCGTCGGTTATCGTTCACCCTGTGTTAGTCTACAACCTTATCAAGGTTCCACTTCGCCCGCTGCCCAGGGTCGTTCCGTACGCGAATTCGAAGAACAAATGGCAACTTTgcgtaaagaaaatttcaatttgaaattgcGTCTCTATTTCATCGAAGAAAGTATACCCGGCTATAAACAAGCCAATAATACCACTTCGGAAGATACGCTCATGAAACAATTGATCGATACTAAAGTGGAAATGGAAATACTACGCAAAGAGGTACAAGAAAAACAAGATCTACTCAAAGAGGCCGCCCAGGGTATGATACAAATGGAGAAAATTCTTAAAGAATCTGAAATAAAATATCAACATGTTGTCGAGGAACTAAATcagaaaatacaatatttagaAATGGAAAGAGAAATGGAAAAATCACGTATTAATACACCGGCCGCAGCGGGAGGATCACAGGAATTCAATGAGTTAATGGAAAGATCGGATTTAGCGGAAAATCTAAATGCTTTGCAAAAA ttacaCGAACTGGAGGGTTTGCTTAAACAATCCGATGATAAACTTGTGGATTTTCAAcaacaaatctatagtctggaagaACTATTAGTGAAACGTGATGAAACCATTAAGGAATATGAGGAAAAAGTCAAAGAACTTGTCTTCCAAAATAATGAACTTTTAGAAACCATCGATACCAAGGATGCGGAAATTGCTAATAATGAG CGTTTTTTAAGAGGCTTACGCTCTAAGAATGCAGATCTTAAAGCTGATAATGAAAAACTTATGGTCGCCTTTAAACATACTCAAGACAATTTCTCTAAAGAAATGTCCAACATACAAACGTACGAACGTCAAATGCGTGATCAACAAGACGTTTTATCGAGAATGCAA GCTCAACAACTACGCgaagaattacaaaaacataaaatggatGCTGCTGATAAAAGTTGCATGATCCAAGATCTAGAAGAGAAACTTAAAAATCGTGATCAACTTTATGAAAAGGCACGTTTAACCATACAGAAATTAATGCTGAGCATTAAAAATCAACAAGTGGAAAATAGTCGCTTAAAGAATAGTACACAGGCTTCGAATGTCTCAAATAATGAAAAGGAG CATCAGACCACAGTTGGTATTAGTGGCTTGGAGTGTACCGGCTTTTGTCGTTCCTTTAGCGATACAGAGGCTTTAAATGATTTGACatcattacaaaaacaaaaatacgacAATATAATCGAACAGCAAGAGGTCACTATTAAAAATCTCAAAGTTGAAGTGAAAAAGAAAACTGCCGATTTGCAG AATCTTGTTAACAAAGAACTTTGGGAGAAAAATCGTGAAATTGAGCGTCTCAATAAAATCCTCAATAAAACCACAACATCTCCTATGTCGCCTCAAACGCACAATGTTAGTCATGGAGAGGTGAATGGAGAGTTACAACAGTCTTTCTCGGATGTGGAATATACCAAGGCATTACAACGCAATAAGCTATTGCAGCGTAAAGTGGATATTTTAATACAACGTTTGGGTACTGAAAGACAAAATGATGCCTTGATAGCTCAACTGCAAACTGAGCTAAAGCAGGCCCGTTTGGATGCAGAGACTGCGGAAAAATGGCGTCGTCAATGTGCTGATTTGTGTCAAACTTTATCTACCCGCCTAGAAGAATTGGCTGGTTTCCTTAATTCTTTACTCAAACATAAAGATGTTTTGGGTGTTTTGGCGGTAGAGAAACGTAAGGCTATGCGTAGAGCCGTGGATCGTAGTTTGGACTTATCCAAGAGTCTCAATATGGCCTTATCGGTTTCGGGTCTTTCAATGATTGATCAAAGTTTGGCTGAATTGCATAATTTGTCGGATATTTTGGGTGACTTGGATATAGAtttggaaaataaaactttcaattCACACGAAGACATACACGGCCAGTCTATCGAAATACTGAAGGCTGAAAATAAGGCTCTCAAAAAGGAGTTGGATAAACGCCGTACAGCAGATTCAAAGAAGGAGCGGCGTTCATTGCCTTTGCCCATGATGGCGGAAAATAGGGAAAGTGAATCCGAAGCCTGGTCCGAGCCTGATCGTAAGGTGTCCTTGGCGCGCATAGGATTAGAAGATCATTCAGCCTCCTTGATGGCTAAAGAGCAGCCTTTAGCGGCACAACATAATGAAACCGATAGTGACTATAGTGAATCGAATAGTCGATCATTTAAGGCCCGCAGTCAAGAACGCATTGCCCAATTGGAACAACAGCTTCAGCAGAGAGATCAACGTATTCTTGAAATCCAATGCCAGCTAGTGGAAGCCGATAATCGtttgaaaaaggaaaatttgaAAGTATTAGAAGCCAATCAAGAATTGGAGCAACTAAAGAAACGCAATGAAGAATTGCATAATGATCTAATAGCCATAGGTTCCCAAGAACCCAGTAATATAAACAATGAATCCTTGCTGTTAAGGCAAATCGATGAAAAATCACGTTCTCTCGAAAAACTACAAGAAGAACGTGAACGTCTTACGGTGGAGTCTAGATTAGcagaaatacaaattaattcCCTTAAGGCCGATATGGAAATTGTCAAACAAACGTATGAAGAAGCTCTGCAGCAAGCAGCCGAAAGAGAGCAGCAGCAACTGAACGCCCTCAAACAAGAAATgcaacaacaattgcaacaaaCTCTAATGGAGAAACAACAAGAATATGAAGAATGTCTACAAAGAGATTACATAGCAAAACAACTCTACGAAGAGTGTTCACAACAACTAAatgaattacaaaaacaatacataGAAGCTCAAAGAACCATCGATTGTTTGCAGGAAAATGAGCAGGAACTTAAACAAACCCTGGTAGAATCTGAGCTAACCTCacgtaatttacaaaaacaaatcgaTGAAAGCACCTTAAGAGCCTCCAAGGCCGCTATGGAACGTGTAAAAGCTCTAAATGATAAATTACAATTGGAAAAACGTGTCGAAGAATTAACCCTGGAAATAAACAAACATGAAGAACAACGTTtacaaatgcaacaacaaattgaTCATTTGGAACAAGAACAGCAAACGCTACTCGAACGCTTGGCCGTTTTGCAAACTAAACAACGTTCGGTTAAGGCAGACGATCAAAATTGCCAATCCGGTTACACTTCCGAAGAAGTACCCCTACCACATTCCTCTGGTGCTAATGCACAAAGTCTAGTGGCTCAACAGCGTTTGGGTGAACAACGTATACAGAATTCATCACCCGATTTGGGTATAGAAAGTGATGCGGGACGTGTTAGTAGTGTTGAATTGAATAGTGTACAACGTCCTCAATTGAAGACAGTGGAAATGAGTCCGTCCTCGAAACAACTTAGTAGTACAGAATCGGATGAGAAAGAAG GTCTTCATGACAGCAGTACCGAGAATATTAAACCatccaataataataataatgccgATGCCAACAATGGACAAATGTCAATACAGCAGCTTGCGAAGAAACATGATTGTCTTAAGGTAGAACAAGAAAACGCTGAATTGCGTCGCAAATTATTACGCACGAAACGTGCCTTTGAAGACACATATGAAAAACTACGCAATGCTAATCAACGCAAGGCACAAATCGAAAAAGAcattaaaaatcaaatactCAAAACACATAATGTTCTTAAGAACGTACGTTCCAATATGGAAAATGAATTGTAA
- the LOC111679601 gene encoding centrosomin isoform X2, with the protein MHKKLNNVNDNSKTATVHHNEQNNNDVDECKEMDDKIEMLKENVTLMYGDYNFTESGDGVGYRSPCVSLQPYQGSTSPAAQGRSVREFEEQMATLRKENFNLKLRLYFIEESIPGYKQANNTTSEDTLMKQLIDTKVEMEILRKEVQEKQDLLKEAAQGMIQMEKILKESEIKYQHVVEELNQKIQYLEMEREMEKSRINTPAAAGGSQEFNELMERSDLAENLNALQKLHELEGLLKQSDDKLVDFQQQIYSLEELLVKRDETIKEYEEKVKELVFQNNELLETIDTKDAEIANNERFLRGLRSKNADLKADNEKLMVAFKHTQDNFSKEMSNIQTYERQMRDQQDVLSRMQAQQLREELQKHKMDAADKSCMIQDLEEKLKNRDQLYEKARLTIQKLMLSIKNQQVENSRLKNSTQASNVSNNEKEHQTTVGISGLECTGFCRSFSDTEALNDLTSLQKQKYDNIIEQQEVTIKNLKVEVKKKTADLQNLVNKELWEKNREIERLNKILNKTTTSPMSPQTHNVSHGEVNGELQQSFSDVEYTKALQRNKLLQRKVDILIQRLGTERQNDALIAQLQTELKQARLDAETAEKWRRQCADLCQTLSTRLEELAGFLNSLLKHKDVLGVLAVEKRKAMRRAVDRSLDLSKSLNMALSVSGLSMIDQSLAELHNLSDILGDLDIDLENKTFNSHEDIHGQSIEILKAENKALKKELDKRRTADSKKERRSLPLPMMAENRESESEAWSEPDRKVSLARIGLEDHSASLMAKEQPLAAQHNETDSDYSESNSRSFKARSQERIAQLEQQLQQRDQRILEIQCQLVEADNRLKKENLKVLEANQELEQLKKRNEELHNDLIAIGSQEPSNINNESLLLRQIDEKSRSLEKLQEERERLTVESRLAEIQINSLKADMEIVKQTYEEALQQAAEREQQQLNALKQEMQQQLQQTLMEKQQEYEECLQRDYIAKQLYEECSQQLNELQKQYIEAQRTIDCLQENEQELKQTLVESELTSRNLQKQIDESTLRASKAAMERVKALNDKLQLEKRVEELTLEINKHEEQRLQMQQQIDHLEQEQQTLLERLAVLQTKQRSVKADDQNCQSGYTSEEVPLPHSSGANAQSLVAQQRLGEQRIQNSSPDLGIESDAGRVSSVELNSVQRPQLKTVEMSPSSKQLSSTESDEKEGLHDSSTENIKPSNNNNNADANNGQMSIQQLAKKHDCLKVEQENAELRRKLLRTKRAFEDTYEKLRNANQRKAQIEKDIKNQILKTHNVLKNVRSNMENEL; encoded by the exons atgcataaaaaattgaataatGTCAATGATAATAGTAAAACTGCAACAGTTCATCataatgaacaaaataataatgatgttgatgaGTGCAAGGAAATGGATGataaaattgaaatgttaaaagAGAATGTAACGTTAATGTATGGAGATTATAATTTTACCGAAAGTGGTG ATGGCGTCGGTTATCGTTCACCCTGTGTTAGTCTACAACCTTATCAAGGTTCCACTTCGCCCGCTGCCCAGGGTCGTTCCGTACGCGAATTCGAAGAACAAATGGCAACTTTgcgtaaagaaaatttcaatttgaaattgcGTCTCTATTTCATCGAAGAAAGTATACCCGGCTATAAACAAGCCAATAATACCACTTCGGAAGATACGCTCATGAAACAATTGATCGATACTAAAGTGGAAATGGAAATACTACGCAAAGAGGTACAAGAAAAACAAGATCTACTCAAAGAGGCCGCCCAGGGTATGATACAAATGGAGAAAATTCTTAAAGAATCTGAAATAAAATATCAACATGTTGTCGAGGAACTAAATcagaaaatacaatatttagaAATGGAAAGAGAAATGGAAAAATCACGTATTAATACACCGGCCGCAGCGGGAGGATCACAGGAATTCAATGAGTTAATGGAAAGATCGGATTTAGCGGAAAATCTAAATGCTTTGCAAAAA ttacaCGAACTGGAGGGTTTGCTTAAACAATCCGATGATAAACTTGTGGATTTTCAAcaacaaatctatagtctggaagaACTATTAGTGAAACGTGATGAAACCATTAAGGAATATGAGGAAAAAGTCAAAGAACTTGTCTTCCAAAATAATGAACTTTTAGAAACCATCGATACCAAGGATGCGGAAATTGCTAATAATGAG CGTTTTTTAAGAGGCTTACGCTCTAAGAATGCAGATCTTAAAGCTGATAATGAAAAACTTATGGTCGCCTTTAAACATACTCAAGACAATTTCTCTAAAGAAATGTCCAACATACAAACGTACGAACGTCAAATGCGTGATCAACAAGACGTTTTATCGAGAATGCAA GCTCAACAACTACGCgaagaattacaaaaacataaaatggatGCTGCTGATAAAAGTTGCATGATCCAAGATCTAGAAGAGAAACTTAAAAATCGTGATCAACTTTATGAAAAGGCACGTTTAACCATACAGAAATTAATGCTGAGCATTAAAAATCAACAAGTGGAAAATAGTCGCTTAAAGAATAGTACACAGGCTTCGAATGTCTCAAATAATGAAAAGGAG CATCAGACCACAGTTGGTATTAGTGGCTTGGAGTGTACCGGCTTTTGTCGTTCCTTTAGCGATACAGAGGCTTTAAATGATTTGACatcattacaaaaacaaaaatacgacAATATAATCGAACAGCAAGAGGTCACTATTAAAAATCTCAAAGTTGAAGTGAAAAAGAAAACTGCCGATTTGCAG AATCTTGTTAACAAAGAACTTTGGGAGAAAAATCGTGAAATTGAGCGTCTCAATAAAATCCTCAATAAAACCACAACATCTCCTATGTCGCCTCAAACGCACAATGTTAGTCATGGAGAGGTGAATGGAGAGTTACAACAGTCTTTCTCGGATGTGGAATATACCAAGGCATTACAACGCAATAAGCTATTGCAGCGTAAAGTGGATATTTTAATACAACGTTTGGGTACTGAAAGACAAAATGATGCCTTGATAGCTCAACTGCAAACTGAGCTAAAGCAGGCCCGTTTGGATGCAGAGACTGCGGAAAAATGGCGTCGTCAATGTGCTGATTTGTGTCAAACTTTATCTACCCGCCTAGAAGAATTGGCTGGTTTCCTTAATTCTTTACTCAAACATAAAGATGTTTTGGGTGTTTTGGCGGTAGAGAAACGTAAGGCTATGCGTAGAGCCGTGGATCGTAGTTTGGACTTATCCAAGAGTCTCAATATGGCCTTATCGGTTTCGGGTCTTTCAATGATTGATCAAAGTTTGGCTGAATTGCATAATTTGTCGGATATTTTGGGTGACTTGGATATAGAtttggaaaataaaactttcaattCACACGAAGACATACACGGCCAGTCTATCGAAATACTGAAGGCTGAAAATAAGGCTCTCAAAAAGGAGTTGGATAAACGCCGTACAGCAGATTCAAAGAAGGAGCGGCGTTCATTGCCTTTGCCCATGATGGCGGAAAATAGGGAAAGTGAATCCGAAGCCTGGTCCGAGCCTGATCGTAAGGTGTCCTTGGCGCGCATAGGATTAGAAGATCATTCAGCCTCCTTGATGGCTAAAGAGCAGCCTTTAGCGGCACAACATAATGAAACCGATAGTGACTATAGTGAATCGAATAGTCGATCATTTAAGGCCCGCAGTCAAGAACGCATTGCCCAATTGGAACAACAGCTTCAGCAGAGAGATCAACGTATTCTTGAAATCCAATGCCAGCTAGTGGAAGCCGATAATCGtttgaaaaaggaaaatttgaAAGTATTAGAAGCCAATCAAGAATTGGAGCAACTAAAGAAACGCAATGAAGAATTGCATAATGATCTAATAGCCATAGGTTCCCAAGAACCCAGTAATATAAACAATGAATCCTTGCTGTTAAGGCAAATCGATGAAAAATCACGTTCTCTCGAAAAACTACAAGAAGAACGTGAACGTCTTACGGTGGAGTCTAGATTAGcagaaatacaaattaattcCCTTAAGGCCGATATGGAAATTGTCAAACAAACGTATGAAGAAGCTCTGCAGCAAGCAGCCGAAAGAGAGCAGCAGCAACTGAACGCCCTCAAACAAGAAATgcaacaacaattgcaacaaaCTCTAATGGAGAAACAACAAGAATATGAAGAATGTCTACAAAGAGATTACATAGCAAAACAACTCTACGAAGAGTGTTCACAACAACTAAatgaattacaaaaacaatacataGAAGCTCAAAGAACCATCGATTGTTTGCAGGAAAATGAGCAGGAACTTAAACAAACCCTGGTAGAATCTGAGCTAACCTCacgtaatttacaaaaacaaatcgaTGAAAGCACCTTAAGAGCCTCCAAGGCCGCTATGGAACGTGTAAAAGCTCTAAATGATAAATTACAATTGGAAAAACGTGTCGAAGAATTAACCCTGGAAATAAACAAACATGAAGAACAACGTTtacaaatgcaacaacaaattgaTCATTTGGAACAAGAACAGCAAACGCTACTCGAACGCTTGGCCGTTTTGCAAACTAAACAACGTTCGGTTAAGGCAGACGATCAAAATTGCCAATCCGGTTACACTTCCGAAGAAGTACCCCTACCACATTCCTCTGGTGCTAATGCACAAAGTCTAGTGGCTCAACAGCGTTTGGGTGAACAACGTATACAGAATTCATCACCCGATTTGGGTATAGAAAGTGATGCGGGACGTGTTAGTAGTGTTGAATTGAATAGTGTACAACGTCCTCAATTGAAGACAGTGGAAATGAGTCCGTCCTCGAAACAACTTAGTAGTACAGAATCGGATGAGAAAGAAG GTCTTCATGACAGCAGTACCGAGAATATTAAACCatccaataataataataatgccgATGCCAACAATGGACAAATGTCAATACAGCAGCTTGCGAAGAAACATGATTGTCTTAAGGTAGAACAAGAAAACGCTGAATTGCGTCGCAAATTATTACGCACGAAACGTGCCTTTGAAGACACATATGAAAAACTACGCAATGCTAATCAACGCAAGGCACAAATCGAAAAAGAcattaaaaatcaaatactCAAAACACATAATGTTCTTAAGAACGTACGTTCCAATATGGAAAATGAATTGTAA
- the LOC111679601 gene encoding centrosomin isoform X3, with protein sequence MSSPKTTSASEAATGAGAEAAEDFTKDLSLECKPDSPSFVEYELIYNMTSFLEANGAEDVDKKVLRNMAVALTKHLNDSSPGTLQDVTMENPYGVGYRSPCVSLQPYQGSTSPAAQGRSVREFEEQMATLRKENFNLKLRLYFIEESIPGYKQANNTTSEDTLMKQLIDTKVEMEILRKEVQEKQDLLKEAAQGMIQMEKILKESEIKYQHVVEELNQKIQYLEMEREMEKSRINTPAAAGGSQEFNELMERSDLAENLNALQKLHELEGLLKQSDDKLVDFQQQIYSLEELLVKRDETIKEYEEKVKELVFQNNELLETIDTKDAEIANNEAQQLREELQKHKMDAADKSCMIQDLEEKLKNRDQLYEKARLTIQKLMLSIKNQQVENSRLKNSTQASNVSNNEKEHQTTVGISGLECTGFCRSFSDTEALNDLTSLQKQKYDNIIEQQEVTIKNLKVEVKKKTADLQNLVNKELWEKNREIERLNKILNKTTTSPMSPQTHNVSHGEVNGELQQSFSDVEYTKALQRNKLLQRKVDILIQRLGTERQNDALIAQLQTELKQARLDAETAEKWRRQCADLCQTLSTRLEELAGFLNSLLKHKDVLGVLAVEKRKAMRRAVDRSLDLSKSLNMALSVSGLSMIDQSLAELHNLSDILGDLDIDLENKTFNSHEDIHGQSIEILKAENKALKKELDKRRTADSKKERRSLPLPMMAENRESESEAWSEPDRKVSLARIGLEDHSASLMAKEQPLAAQHNETDSDYSESNSRSFKARSQERIAQLEQQLQQRDQRILEIQCQLVEADNRLKKENLKVLEANQELEQLKKRNEELHNDLIAIGSQEPSNINNESLLLRQIDEKSRSLEKLQEERERLTVESRLAEIQINSLKADMEIVKQTYEEALQQAAEREQQQLNALKQEMQQQLQQTLMEKQQEYEECLQRDYIAKQLYEECSQQLNELQKQYIEAQRTIDCLQENEQELKQTLVESELTSRNLQKQIDESTLRASKAAMERVKALNDKLQLEKRVEELTLEINKHEEQRLQMQQQIDHLEQEQQTLLERLAVLQTKQRSVKADDQNCQSGYTSEEVPLPHSSGANAQSLVAQQRLGEQRIQNSSPDLGIESDAGRVSSVELNSVQRPQLKTVEMSPSSKQLSSTESDEKEGLHDSSTENIKPSNNNNNADANNGQMSIQQLAKKHDCLKVEQENAELRRKLLRTKRAFEDTYEKLRNANQRKAQIEKDIKNQILKTHNVLKNVRSNMENEL encoded by the exons ATGGCGTCGGTTATCGTTCACCCTGTGTTAGTCTACAACCTTATCAAGGTTCCACTTCGCCCGCTGCCCAGGGTCGTTCCGTACGCGAATTCGAAGAACAAATGGCAACTTTgcgtaaagaaaatttcaatttgaaattgcGTCTCTATTTCATCGAAGAAAGTATACCCGGCTATAAACAAGCCAATAATACCACTTCGGAAGATACGCTCATGAAACAATTGATCGATACTAAAGTGGAAATGGAAATACTACGCAAAGAGGTACAAGAAAAACAAGATCTACTCAAAGAGGCCGCCCAGGGTATGATACAAATGGAGAAAATTCTTAAAGAATCTGAAATAAAATATCAACATGTTGTCGAGGAACTAAATcagaaaatacaatatttagaAATGGAAAGAGAAATGGAAAAATCACGTATTAATACACCGGCCGCAGCGGGAGGATCACAGGAATTCAATGAGTTAATGGAAAGATCGGATTTAGCGGAAAATCTAAATGCTTTGCAAAAA ttacaCGAACTGGAGGGTTTGCTTAAACAATCCGATGATAAACTTGTGGATTTTCAAcaacaaatctatagtctggaagaACTATTAGTGAAACGTGATGAAACCATTAAGGAATATGAGGAAAAAGTCAAAGAACTTGTCTTCCAAAATAATGAACTTTTAGAAACCATCGATACCAAGGATGCGGAAATTGCTAATAATGAG GCTCAACAACTACGCgaagaattacaaaaacataaaatggatGCTGCTGATAAAAGTTGCATGATCCAAGATCTAGAAGAGAAACTTAAAAATCGTGATCAACTTTATGAAAAGGCACGTTTAACCATACAGAAATTAATGCTGAGCATTAAAAATCAACAAGTGGAAAATAGTCGCTTAAAGAATAGTACACAGGCTTCGAATGTCTCAAATAATGAAAAGGAG CATCAGACCACAGTTGGTATTAGTGGCTTGGAGTGTACCGGCTTTTGTCGTTCCTTTAGCGATACAGAGGCTTTAAATGATTTGACatcattacaaaaacaaaaatacgacAATATAATCGAACAGCAAGAGGTCACTATTAAAAATCTCAAAGTTGAAGTGAAAAAGAAAACTGCCGATTTGCAG AATCTTGTTAACAAAGAACTTTGGGAGAAAAATCGTGAAATTGAGCGTCTCAATAAAATCCTCAATAAAACCACAACATCTCCTATGTCGCCTCAAACGCACAATGTTAGTCATGGAGAGGTGAATGGAGAGTTACAACAGTCTTTCTCGGATGTGGAATATACCAAGGCATTACAACGCAATAAGCTATTGCAGCGTAAAGTGGATATTTTAATACAACGTTTGGGTACTGAAAGACAAAATGATGCCTTGATAGCTCAACTGCAAACTGAGCTAAAGCAGGCCCGTTTGGATGCAGAGACTGCGGAAAAATGGCGTCGTCAATGTGCTGATTTGTGTCAAACTTTATCTACCCGCCTAGAAGAATTGGCTGGTTTCCTTAATTCTTTACTCAAACATAAAGATGTTTTGGGTGTTTTGGCGGTAGAGAAACGTAAGGCTATGCGTAGAGCCGTGGATCGTAGTTTGGACTTATCCAAGAGTCTCAATATGGCCTTATCGGTTTCGGGTCTTTCAATGATTGATCAAAGTTTGGCTGAATTGCATAATTTGTCGGATATTTTGGGTGACTTGGATATAGAtttggaaaataaaactttcaattCACACGAAGACATACACGGCCAGTCTATCGAAATACTGAAGGCTGAAAATAAGGCTCTCAAAAAGGAGTTGGATAAACGCCGTACAGCAGATTCAAAGAAGGAGCGGCGTTCATTGCCTTTGCCCATGATGGCGGAAAATAGGGAAAGTGAATCCGAAGCCTGGTCCGAGCCTGATCGTAAGGTGTCCTTGGCGCGCATAGGATTAGAAGATCATTCAGCCTCCTTGATGGCTAAAGAGCAGCCTTTAGCGGCACAACATAATGAAACCGATAGTGACTATAGTGAATCGAATAGTCGATCATTTAAGGCCCGCAGTCAAGAACGCATTGCCCAATTGGAACAACAGCTTCAGCAGAGAGATCAACGTATTCTTGAAATCCAATGCCAGCTAGTGGAAGCCGATAATCGtttgaaaaaggaaaatttgaAAGTATTAGAAGCCAATCAAGAATTGGAGCAACTAAAGAAACGCAATGAAGAATTGCATAATGATCTAATAGCCATAGGTTCCCAAGAACCCAGTAATATAAACAATGAATCCTTGCTGTTAAGGCAAATCGATGAAAAATCACGTTCTCTCGAAAAACTACAAGAAGAACGTGAACGTCTTACGGTGGAGTCTAGATTAGcagaaatacaaattaattcCCTTAAGGCCGATATGGAAATTGTCAAACAAACGTATGAAGAAGCTCTGCAGCAAGCAGCCGAAAGAGAGCAGCAGCAACTGAACGCCCTCAAACAAGAAATgcaacaacaattgcaacaaaCTCTAATGGAGAAACAACAAGAATATGAAGAATGTCTACAAAGAGATTACATAGCAAAACAACTCTACGAAGAGTGTTCACAACAACTAAatgaattacaaaaacaatacataGAAGCTCAAAGAACCATCGATTGTTTGCAGGAAAATGAGCAGGAACTTAAACAAACCCTGGTAGAATCTGAGCTAACCTCacgtaatttacaaaaacaaatcgaTGAAAGCACCTTAAGAGCCTCCAAGGCCGCTATGGAACGTGTAAAAGCTCTAAATGATAAATTACAATTGGAAAAACGTGTCGAAGAATTAACCCTGGAAATAAACAAACATGAAGAACAACGTTtacaaatgcaacaacaaattgaTCATTTGGAACAAGAACAGCAAACGCTACTCGAACGCTTGGCCGTTTTGCAAACTAAACAACGTTCGGTTAAGGCAGACGATCAAAATTGCCAATCCGGTTACACTTCCGAAGAAGTACCCCTACCACATTCCTCTGGTGCTAATGCACAAAGTCTAGTGGCTCAACAGCGTTTGGGTGAACAACGTATACAGAATTCATCACCCGATTTGGGTATAGAAAGTGATGCGGGACGTGTTAGTAGTGTTGAATTGAATAGTGTACAACGTCCTCAATTGAAGACAGTGGAAATGAGTCCGTCCTCGAAACAACTTAGTAGTACAGAATCGGATGAGAAAGAAG GTCTTCATGACAGCAGTACCGAGAATATTAAACCatccaataataataataatgccgATGCCAACAATGGACAAATGTCAATACAGCAGCTTGCGAAGAAACATGATTGTCTTAAGGTAGAACAAGAAAACGCTGAATTGCGTCGCAAATTATTACGCACGAAACGTGCCTTTGAAGACACATATGAAAAACTACGCAATGCTAATCAACGCAAGGCACAAATCGAAAAAGAcattaaaaatcaaatactCAAAACACATAATGTTCTTAAGAACGTACGTTCCAATATGGAAAATGAATTGTAA